In Paramisgurnus dabryanus chromosome 7, PD_genome_1.1, whole genome shotgun sequence, the following are encoded in one genomic region:
- the wnt6a gene encoding protein Wnt-6 encodes MMHSAENHIILVLIILNTTLTPLLRRVNGNPLVMDPNSICRKTRPLLDRHADLCQSQPEIIQEAAKGARLGMRECQHQFHNHHWNCSSQSRNLAKILQQDIRETAFVYAITAAGIMHAVTQACSQGELPQCGCVTLQSSNEPHRDSPAEEINNLTSPALYGDWKWEGCGDDVDFGYKKSHLFMNAMKRKGRSDIRTLIDLHNNEAGRQAVQIQMRMECKCHGLSGSCTLRSCWRKMPLFRQVGDHLMQKFHTAVRVMGGNDGKSLVSVNVDTPALDADFLIYSAESPDFCQANQRTGAEGTQGRVCNSTGTGPGGCDRLCCGRGFVDYSMGYEENCLCQFLWCCVVQCQRCSVRKDVSICL; translated from the exons GGTTAACGGCAACCCTTTAGTAATGGACCCCAATAGTATTTGTCGTAAGACCAGACCTCTTTTAGACAGACATGCTGACCTGTGCCAGTCTCAACCTGAGATCATTCAAGAGGCGGCAAAAGGTGCCAGGCTGGGCATGCGAGAATGCCAACATCAGTTTCACAATCATCACTGGAACTGCAGCAGCCAGAGCAGAAACCTGGCCAAAATTCTGCAACAAG ATATCCGGGAAACTGCGTTTGTGTATGCCATCACAGCTGCCGGGATAATGCATGCAGTAACACAAGCCTGCAGCCAGGGAGAGCTGCCACAGTGTGGCTGTGTGACCCTTCAAAGTTCCAATGAACCTCATCGTGACTCTCCGGCAGAGGAGATAAACAATCTGACTTCACCTGCCCTATATGGAGACTGGAAATGGGAGGGCTGTGGAGATGATGTGGACTTTGGCTATAAAAAGTCTCATCTGTTTATGAATGCCATGAAGCGAAAAGGCAGAAGTGATATCAGGACTCTTATTGACCTGCATAACAATGAAGCAGGAAGGCAG GCCGTACAGATACAAATGCGTATGGAGTGTAAATGTCATGGCCTTTCTGGTTCCTGCACTCTTCGCAGCTGCTGGAGAAAGATGCCTCTCTTCCGTCAAGTTGGTGACCACCTCATGCAGAAATTCCATACTGCTGTCCGCGTGATGGGAGGGAATGATGGTAAATCGCTTGTTTCCGTCAATGTGGATACTCCAGCCCTGGATGCAGACTTCCTGATTTATTCAGCCGAGTCACCTGACTTCTGCCAGGCCAATCAAAGGACGGGTGCCGAGGGCACGCAGGGTCGTGTGTGTAATAGCACAGGAACAGGGCCGGGAGGCTGTGACAGACTGTGCTGTGGAAGAGGATTTGTAGATTACAGTATGGGATATGAAGAAAACTGTTTGTGTCAGTTTCTCTGGTGCTGCGTGGTTCAGTGCCAAAGATGTTCGGTGAGAAAGGATGTCAGCATCTGCTTGTAA
- the cdk5r2a gene encoding cyclin-dependent kinase 5 activator 2a, with amino-acid sequence MGTVLSISPTSRKGGILDEKTDGASGKTEKSLKRHSVLISALTWKRLVAASAKKKSAKKVNPNPPVSQNSNPVDQLNTENLKKSQSGSERKTKSGPLAVPVPTVPDKSLRPNPTQNASQNGKQLLPVQRQPSSRSIISPRRVIVQASTGELLRCLSEFMCRRCYKLKELSPNEIILWFRNVDRSLLIQGWQDQGFITPANLVFVYLLCREAVTEDISSEYELQATFLTCLYLAYSYMGNEISYPLKPFLVETNKEVFWERSLRIIDKMSAKMLQINSDPHFFTEVFQDLKNEGGSGDTNGRWNNNLDR; translated from the coding sequence ATGGGCACAGTCCTCTCTATTTCTCCAACGTCCAGGAAAGGTGGGATTTTGGATGAGAAAACGGATGGGGCGAGCGGCAAGACCGAGAAGAGTCTGAAGCGCCATTCGGTGCTTATATCGGCTCTGACGTGGAAGCGGCTGGTCGCTGCCTCGGCCAAGAAAAAGAGTGCCAAGAAAGTAAACCCGAACCCGCCCGTTTCTCAGAACAGTAACCCAGTGGACCAGCTAAACACCGAAAATCTTAAGAAATCTCAGTCAGGGTCCGAGCGCAAAACGAAGTCCGGACCGCTCGCCGTACCAGTCCCCACCGTACCGGATAAAAGCCTTCGACCCAACCCAACCCAGAACGCATCCCAGAACGGAAAACAGCTCCTGCCAGTGCAAAGACAACCTAGCAGTCGCTCGATTATCTCCCCTAGAAGGGTCATCGTCCAAGCCTCAACCGGAGAGCTCCTTCGCTGCCTGAGTGAGTTCATGTGCAGGAGGTGCTACAAACTCAAAGAGCTGAGCCCGAATGAGATCATCCTGTGGTTCCGAAACGTTGACCGATCGCTGCTCATCCAAGGTTGGCAAGACCAGGGTTTCATCACTCCTGCCAACCTGGTGTTCGTGTACCTGCTCTGCAGGGAAGCGGTGACCGAGGATATTTCCAGCGAGTACGAGCTGCAGGCCACCTTTCTCACCTGCCTGTACTTGGCTTATTCATATATGGGCAACGAGATTTCGTACCCGCTCAAGCCCTTCCTGGTGGAGACCAACAAGGAGGTGTTTTGGGAGCGCTCCCTGCGGATCATTGATAAAATGAGTGCAAAAATGCTGCAGATCAACTCCGACCCGCACTTCTTCACCGAGGTTTTCCAAGACCTCAAAAACGAGGGCGGCTCGGGTGACACGAACGGAAGATGGAATAATAACCTGGACCGCTAA
- the cryba2a gene encoding beta-crystallin A2a: MNQREQMDQRGQWRITVWEEENFQGKRCEFTLECPNILDRDFQKIRSIKVDNGPWVGYEYPEFQGQQFILEKGDYPCYQAWSGNSSYRTEHLLSFRPIKCANHSDSKITLYECQDMTGRKFEICDDYPSLQAMGWCSKEVPSIKVNSGAWVGYQFPGYRGYQYIFERERRQGEYRNYNEFGTQAHSNQIQSIRRIQH; this comes from the exons ATGAATCAGCGAGAGCAGATGGATCAGAGGGGGCAGTGGAGGATCACAGTGTGGGAGGAGGAGAATTTCCAAGGCAAGCGCTGTGAGTTCACGTTGGAGTGCCCGAATATTCTGGACAGGGATTTCCAAAAGATCCGCTCAATCAAGGTGGACAACGGCCC CTGGGTGGGTTATGAGTACCCAGAGTTTCAGGGTCAGCAGTTCATCCTGGAGAAGGGAGATTATCCCTGCTACCAGGCCTGGAGTGGAAACAGCAGCTACCGCACTGAGCACCTGCTTTCCTTCAGACCGATCAAATGCGCT AACCACAGTGACAGTAAAATTACCCTGTACGAGTGTCAGGACATGACGGGACGCAAGTTTGAGATATGTGATGACTACCCCTCTCTTCAAGCCATGGGCTGGTGCAGTAAGGAGGTTCCTTCTATCAAAGTCAACTCTGGAGC GTGGGTGGGCTACCAGTTTCCAGGTTACCGTGGATACCAGTATatttttgagagagagagacgtcAAGGTGAATACAGGAACTATAATGAGTTCGGCACCCAGGCTCACAGCAATCAGATCCAATCAATCCGACGAATTCAGCACTAA